A single genomic interval of Penicillium psychrofluorescens genome assembly, chromosome: 2 harbors:
- a CDS encoding uncharacterized protein (ID:PFLUO_003641-T1.cds;~source:funannotate) — MTFSPRYPLSRKEETKVPTAEMQPAGSGFRAENALIRTDITISREEETPSQYQRMKEGRVKIELPRANEQRLVIPQQMAGTSDFDETMDGLEDLKEEEDEDDNESTVSPSDERSGGGVRKRSALEKKKMKRFRLTHNQTRFLMSEFTRQAHPDAAHRDRLSREIPGLTPRQVQVWFQNRRAKLKRLTTNDRERMLKSRALPDDFDTTKVLRTPFEGNSASGTPVASPQTYGAPNPDFGGLRTLRTDCGPRPNEDEYLISPLSAASTAGTYMSSRTDPSQSSMIFSRPSASISMSDLHRSIRPDYPTARSNSVSDAAAHPSSFYSSYQLHNRFSAAGAQAPGHPDSPYLRRPMDYGMPRHSGGMASAYDQHQFEGSVSPTDSQSAQGPYDMNNLGSQPPGYQAQLDMSPQVAPTARQLSTFPVSAAPDYRHFSYDPSSSSAAAGPMAGIPYTQSNAASLSLPGSLASSESVPSTHDQLQAIDSLRRKYGNASSFNFTNYLQQ; from the exons ATGACGTTCTCTCCGCGGTACCCTCTGTCCAGGAAGGAAGAGACTAAGGTTCCTACCGCCGAGATGCAGCCTGCTGGTTCAGGCTTTAGGGCTGAGAATGCCTTGATCAGGACCGACATCACGATTTCCCGTGAGGAAGAGACTCCTTCACAGTACCAGAGAATGAAAGAGGGCCGAGTAAAGATAGAACTTCCTCGTGCCAACGAGCAGCGCCTGGTGATTCCTCAGCAGATGGCAGGTACCAGTGATTTCGACGAGACGATGGACGGACTTGAGGActtgaaggaagaagaagatgaggatgacaaTGAGTCTACCGTCAGTCCTTCTGATGAACGGAGCGGCGGCGGAGTACGCAAGAGATCagcgctggagaagaagaagatgaagcggTTCCG CTTAACCCATAACCAGACTCGGTTCCTAATGAGCGAATTTACTCGGCAAGCGCATCCAGACGCTGCTCATCGAGATCGTCTGTCGCGAGAGATCCCCGGCTTGACACCGCGTCAGGTCCAAGTGTGGTTTCAAAACAG ACGAGCGAAACTGAAGCGCCTGACTACCAACGACCGCGAAAGAATGCTCAAATCCCGAGCCCTACCCGACGACTTCGACACCACGAAAGTCCTTCGTACGCCTTTCGAGGGTAATTCAGCCAGCGGCACACCAGTCGCGTCCCCCCAGACATACGGTGCACCGAACCCCGACTTTGGTGGTCTGCGCACATTGCGCACCGACTGCGGACCACGACCGAATGAAGACGAGTACCTTATTTCACCACTCAGCGCTGCCTCGACGGCAGGCACGTACATGTCTTCTCGAACGGACCCCTCTCAGTCCAGCATGATTTTCAGCCGCCCATCTGCATCAATATCCATGTCTGACTTGCATCGGTCGATCCGTCCCGACTACCCAACCGCGAGGTCCAACAGCGTTTCAGACGCAGCCGCCCATCCCTCGTCTTTCTATTCTAGTTATCAATTACACAACCGCTTCTCTGCTGCAGGGGCTCAAGCTCCCGGCCATCCAGACTCGCCCTATCTCCGACGGCCGATGGACTACGGCATGCCGCGTCATTCAGGGGGCATGGCCTCCGCATACGATCAGCACCAGTTTGAGGGTTCGGTGTCACCCACCGACTCGCAGAGTGCACAAGGACCATACGACATGAACAATCTCG GTTCGCAGCCTCCAGGCTACCAGGCACAGCTGGACATGAGCCCGCAAGTAGCGCCGACAGCTAGACAGTTGTCCACATTTCCCGTCTCTGCGGCGCCCGACTATCGACACTTCTCCTATGatccctcctcttcgtccgCCGCCGCGGGCCCGATGGCCGGCATTCCCTACACCCAAAGCAACGCCGCGAGCCTGAGTCTGCCCGGATCACTCGCCTCATCCGAGTCTGTCCCTTCCACACACGATCAGTTGCAGGCCATTGACTCCTTGAGGAGGAAGTATGGCAACGCGTCGTCTTTCAACTTCACCAACTATCTCCAGCAATGA
- a CDS encoding uncharacterized protein (ID:PFLUO_003642-T1.cds;~source:funannotate), with the protein MVHPSSTCCKTSQDGSCVCAAQAKCSCGKENALHCTCNKSSTENDMAGPRCSCRARPVGQCTCERSANENKPVQGETCACGSRPSASCTCEKASAVESALEQDFTTRA; encoded by the exons ATGGTCCACCCATCGTCCACCTGCTGCAAGACCTCCCAGGACGGGAGCTGCGTCTGCGCCGCCCAGGCCAAGTGCTCCTGTGGCAAGGAGAATGCTCTCCACTGCACCTGCAACAAGTCCTCGACTGAAAATGACATGGCCGGTCCTCGATGCTCGTGCC GAGCTCGTCCCGTTGGCCAGTGCACCTGTGAGCGGTCCGCCAACGAGAATAAGCCCGTGCAGGGCGAAACTTGTGCCTGTGGCAGCCGGCCTTCTG CATCTTGCACATGTGAGAAGGCGAGCGCGGTCGAGTCGGCGCTTGAGCAGGACTTCACCACTCGCGCTTAG
- a CDS encoding uncharacterized protein (ID:PFLUO_003643-T1.cds;~source:funannotate): MNMKGVITLAAFAAGTHALVGRGNSCCFQLTSSSGPVGQLSDGQNRIGDSSLPAAQFCISSDGSITDGSGRGCILTPPTTQFQCDVGASPTPGFSISSSGMLEFNGNPTFIACETGQNGGMNIHTMESTPLGQCTTVELTANACFTPTSKPAPSASATAASSAGSSCPTTLSPGNFEFPHLIVPVNSESPETAPGTQFNGVVTSSISSIFNFDIPSSDSGKTCSLVFAFPQQADLHTSSFSFSGDGKIDVARLSGPASSSTTFHNAPSVSQDLGDITISPGNTFVVSTFSCPAGQTVAFEMKNAGSTNLKFFEDFNPSPLGLFITVC; this comes from the exons ATGAACATGAAGGGCGTCATCACCCTCGCGGCTTTTGCTGCTGGCACTCATGCCCTCGTTGGCCGCGGCAATAGTTGCTGCTTCCAACTTACCAGCTCCTCCGGCCCTGTCGGCCAGCTCAGCGATGGACAAAACCGTATCGGTGACAGCAGTCTGCCTGCTGCGCAGTTTTGTATTAGCTCAGATGGTTCTATCACCGATGGCAGTGGCCGTGGCTGTATCCTAACCC CACCGACTACTCAGTTCCAGTGTGATGTGGGTGCTTCCCCTACCCCAGGTTTCTCTATTAGCTCCTCTGGTATGCTGGAGTTCAACGGAAACCCTACCTTCATTGCCTGCGAGACTGGCCAGAACGGTGGTATGAACATCCACACCATGGAAAGCACCCCTCTCGGCCAGTGTACAACTGTGGAGTTGACAGCCAATGCATGCTTCACCCCTACCTCCAAACCAgccccctccgcctctgcCACAGCTGCCTCGTCGGCTGGCAGTAGCTGTCCCACCACCCTGTCACCAGGCAATTTTGAGTTCCCGCACCTGATCGTCCCCGTCAATTCAGAGTCTCCCGAAACCGCTCCTGGCACTCAATTCAACGGCGTGGTGACCTCGAGCATCTCAAGCATCTTTAACTTCGACATCCCTTCGTCTGATTCCGGCAAGACCTGCAGCCTAGTCTTCGCGTTCCCCCAGCAGGCCGACCTCCATACCTCGTCCTTCAGCTTCAGCGGTGACGGCAAGATCGATGTTGCTAGGCTTTCCGGGCCTGCTTCCAGCTCGACCACCTTTCACAACGCACCCTCTGTCTCCCAGGATCTGGGTGATATCACTATCTCACCTGGCAACACCTTTGTGGTCTCGACTTTCTCGTGCCCCGCTGGCCAGACTGTTGCCTTCGAGATGAAGAATGCTGGCAGCACTAATCTCAAGTTCTTCGAAGACTTCAACCCCTCTCC TCTGGGTCTTTTCATCACTGTCTGCTAA
- a CDS encoding uncharacterized protein (ID:PFLUO_003644-T1.cds;~source:funannotate) has protein sequence MSSMRGLVQFIADLRNARARELEEKRVNKELANIRQKFKSGHLNGYQKKKYVCKLLYVYIQGYDIDFGHLEAVNLISSPKYSEKQIGYLAVTLFLHEEHELLHLVVNSIRKDLLDHNELNNCLALHAVANVGGKELGEALGAEVHRLLISPTSKAFVKKKAALTLLRLYRKYPGIVRNEWAERIISIMDDPDMGVTLSVTSLVMALAQDLPEEYKGCYVKAAQRLKRIVVDNDIAPDYLYYRVPCPWIQVKLLRLLQYYPPSQDSHVREIIRESLQQVMQSAMETPKNVQQNNAQNAVLFEAINLLIHLDSEHNLMMQISTRLGKYIQSRETNVRYLGLDAMTHFAARAETLDPIKKHQNIILGSLRDRDISVRRKGLDLLYSMCDMTNAGPIVDELLRYLQTADYAIREEMVLKIAILTEKYATDAQWYIDMTLKLLSLAGEHVNEEVWQRVIQIVTNNEELQAYAAHNLLGYLKTDCHESLVKIGCYVLGEFGHLIAENAGSSPIEQFMALQAKMFTSSDNTRAMILSSFVKFVNLFPEIKPQLLQIFRLYSHSPDTELQQRAFEYLSLATLPTDDLLRTVCDEMPPFSERTSILLSRLHQKTAGTSERKTWVVGGKAANADKQEVLMAQNTGLKRTFTTIVNGTRTGANGATSPGGASGDLAGLDLSSAPAAPPPNMASAAHLTPDWDIGFNRLYFADEGVLFEDAQIQVGTRSEYRGPMGVLKLYITNKSTYGIGSLTTTVDNPAAPNLKIDTRNLPEPSVGASGQTQQTLFSTAHGAFADAPTIRISYLAGALQAYTLQLPILMHRFMEPSALSAEDFFKRWRQIGGGPLETQSTFGLTGKNKRINELFTRRVVEGFAWKILDNVDPNLTNIVGCAVFQTEEAKTGCLLRLEPNYEKSMYRVTIRATQEDVPRALARQMELKLSQGFSEGASD, from the exons ATGTCGTCGATGCGAGGCCTGGTCCAGTTCATCGCCGACCTGCGGAATGCACGCGCCCGTGAACTCGAGGAGAAACGGGTGAACAAGGAACTGGCCAATATCCGCCAGAAGTTCAAGTCAGGCCACCTCAACGGCTaccaaaagaagaaatacgTCTGCAAGCTGTTATATGTCTACATCCAGGGGTACGACATCGATTTCGGACACCTCGAGGCCGTCAATCTCATTTCGTCCCCCAAATACTCAGAGAAACAGATCGGCTACCTGGCCGTCACTCTCTTCTTACATGAGGAGCACGAGTTGCTGCACCTGGTTGTCAACAGTATTCGGAAGGATTTGCTCGATCACAATGAGCTGAACAATTGTCTGGCGCTGCATGCGGTCGCCAATGTTGGTGGCAAAGAGCTTGGGGAGGCATTGGGGGCTGAGGTCCACCGGCTTTTGATTTCACC AACCTCGAAAGCCTttgtcaagaagaaggctgcttTAACGCTGCTGCGTTTGTATCGCAAATACCCCGGCATCGTGCGGAACGAATGGGCGGAGCGCATCATCTCGATCATGGATGACCCGGACATGGGTGTCACGCTATCCGTGACGTCTTTGGTCATGGCGCTCGCCCAGGATCTTCCGGAGGAATACAAGGGATGCTATGTCAAGGCTGCTCAGCGACTGAAGCGGATTGTGGTGGACAATGACATTGCACCAGATTACCTCTATTACCGGGTGCCTTGTCCATGGATACAGGTCAAGCTACTTCGTTTGTTGCAGTACTATCCACCATCGC AGGACAGCCACGTCCGGGAGATCATTCGAGAATCTCTCCAGCAAGTCATGCAATCGGCAATGGAAACCCCTAAGAACGTGCAGCAGAACAACGCCCAGAATGCGGTCCTCTTTGAAGCCATCAATCTCCTTATTCACCTTGACTCTGAACACAACCTCATGATGCAAATCTCTACTCGCCTGGGCAAATACATCCAGTCCCGCGAAACCAACGTGCGATACCTCGGACTGGACGCAATGACCCATTTTGCTGCTCGCGCTGAAACACTTGACCCCATCAAAAAGCACCagaacatcatcctcggTTCACTACGGGACCGAGATATCAGCGTCCGGCGGAAGGGACTGGATTTGCTGTACAGTATGTGTGACATGACCAACGCCGGCCCGAtcgtcgacgagcttcttCGGTATCTTCAAACGGCCGACTATGCTATTCGTGAAGAGATGGTGCTGAAGATTGCCATCCTCACGGAGAAATACGCCACCGACGCACAATGGTACATTGACATGACCTTGAAGCTTTTGTCGCTGGCTGGCGAGCACGTGAACGAGGAGGTGTGGCAGCGAGTGATCCAGATCGTCACCAACAATGAGGAGTTGCAGGCATATGCAGCACACAACCTGTTGGGTTACTTGAAGACCGATTGCCATGAGAGCTTGGTGAAGATTGGCTGTTACGTTCTTGGCGAATTTGGTCATCTCATTGCCGAAAACGCAGGATCGAGCCCGATAGAGCAGTTTATGGCACTGCAGGCGAAGATGTTCACCAGTTCGGACAACACCCGAGCCATGATCCTGTCGTCGTTTGTCAAGTTTGTCAATCTGTTCCCTGAGATCAAGCCTCAGCTCCTGCAGATTTTCCGTCTGTATAGTCATTCTCCCGACACCGAATTGCAACAGCGGGCATTTGAGTATTTGTCGCTGGCGACACTTCCCACGGACGATTTGTTGCGGACTGTGTGCGACGAGATGCCGCCCTTCTCTGAGCGTACTTCTATCCTTCTCTCGCGGCTGCACCAGAAGACGGCCGGAACGAGTGAGAGGAAGACGTGGGTGGTTGGTGGCAAAGCTGCCAATGCCGATAAGCAGGAAGTTCTCATGGCGCAAAATACCGGTCTCAAGCGCACTTTCACGACAATTGTCAATGGTACGCGGACGGGTGCTAACGGCGCCACTTCTCCGGGAGGGGCTTCGGGAGACCTGGCTGGCTTGGATCTCAGCAGCGCGCCGGCGGCTCCGCCGCCAAACATGGCCAGTGCGGCACATCTCACGCCGGACTGGGACATTGGATTCAACCGGCTATACTTCGCCGACGAGGGTGTTCTTTTCGAAGACGCGCAGATTCAGGTTGGCACGCGGTCCGAATACCGTGGTCCTATGGGTGTCCTAAAGCTCTATATCACCAATAAGTCGACGTATGGCATCGGATCTCTAACCACCACGGTCGACAACCCAGCTGCGCCCAATTTGAAGATCGACACGAGGAACCTCCCGGAACCGAGCGTTGGTGCTTCTGGTCAGACACAGCAGACACTATTCTCCACAGCTCACGGAGCTTTCGCAGACGCTCCGACTATCCGCATTTCCTATCTGGCCGGTGCTCTCCAAGCATAcacgctccagctcccgATTCTGATGCACCGATTCATGGAGCCCTCCGCATTGTCAGCGGAAGACTTCTTCAAGCGCTGGCGCCAAATTGGCGGAGGGCCGCTCGAGACACAGAGCACTTTTGGGTTGACTGGAAAGAACAAGCGCATCAACGAGCTCTTTACTCGGCGGGTCGTCGAGGGATTCGCATGGAAGATTTTGGACAATGTGGACCCGAATCTGACCAATATCGTCGGGTGCGCGGTGTTCCAGACCGAGGAAGCGAAGACGGGCTGTCTGTTGCGGCTGGAGCCCAATTATGAGAAGTCG ATGTATCGGGTTACGATCCGTGCGACGCAAGAGGATGTCCCGCGGGCACTGGCGCGACAGATGGAACTGAAGCTGTCACAGGGCTTTTCGGAGGGCGCCTCGGATTAA